The following are encoded together in the Salvia hispanica cultivar TCC Black 2014 chromosome 6, UniMelb_Shisp_WGS_1.0, whole genome shotgun sequence genome:
- the LOC125193206 gene encoding disease resistance protein RGA2-like isoform X1: MAEAFLKVVLDNLGSLIKEEIGLILGVDEEMQKLSSTFTTLQAVLEDAEDKQIESKPIRDWLQKLNALAYKIDDILDECNTHVSKLKHTRNKLSRYSLQKILYRHKIGRRMKQVTKQLDGVAAERAKFHLLEMPVDRPREVAASRETGSLLNHTNQIYGRKKDKEKIVGILLNDVKENQDMSVLPIIGVGGLGKTTLAQLVFNDPRVVDHFNIRIWVCVSDNFELKTLVKAMIEAATGSAKATDLHQLDVVEHQLSDLLSQKRYLIVLDDVWNDQQEKWFELKDTLSCGSTGASIIVTTRQKKVADIMGTLPPHFLKGLSDENCWMLLRSRAFGHEEEASLQLELIGKQIVKKCAGVPLAAKALGGILRFKRTREEWIYVKESELWKLSPEESLILPALRLSYHHLPLQLRQCFAYFAAFPKDHEIEKEELILRWIAHGHIPSNGNIQGEDVGNQICNELLLRSLLQTSVRNDKFMIIHDLVHDLAQSIMENKVPGIPSDRNILRASTIREVNLVNKTILFPKTFQQNMNISSILELTSLRVLYANYKGIKDLSPSIGNLKHLRYLNLSTSTIHTLPNSLCALWNLQILNLDYCHSLVALPKKFTSLHNLQHLCLSRCESLSEMPSRIRELTSLKTMSMFVVGVKIGNQLEELQCLNLSGKLEIRHLERVKDHLDAKKANMAAKKNLKELSLLWERDDLSKLEEDIDEKVLEALEPHPNLESLQIKGFRGRFLPRWMTYSTLGNVVRINITDCLNCSCLPKLEELTHLKRLELKNIGVEYIIEENGSGNPVKIQFPALEELILSNIPNLKGLSKEQLSNEAFPKVKSLWIPHCTSLRLQQLPFLQKLEYLNCSSSTLALLSEQDIPRALCVYIEESLTCFPMEMLVQYPKLRSLIISDAKEISVTRGGLEALKVLTFLRLLNFDTMTCIPQGMLRNLSALQTLSIISCREIVELPEEIKHLHNLQNIHLSRLPKMVCLRKPLQHLPTLEYLYLSELPELNSLPDQLPSLHRLKVTACPKVVSVPALPNAKELRIIACPQLERRCHRGTGEDWHKISHIRRLRIHYS; the protein is encoded by the coding sequence ATGGCCGAGGCATTTCTTAAAGTCGTTCTTGATAATCTGGGATCGCTTATCAAGGAGGAGATTGGACTGATATTGGGCGTTGATGAAGAGATGCAGAAGCTTTCAAGCACCTTCACCACCCTTCAAGCTGTGCTGGAAGATGCCGAAGACAAGCAAATCGAGAGCAAGCCTATTCGAGATTGGCTGCAGAAACTCAACGCCCTTGCTTATAAGATTGATGACATCTTGGATGAGTGCAACACTCATGTCTCCAAACTCAAACACACTCGCAACAAACTCAGTCGCTACAGCCTCCAGAAGATTTTGTATCGTCACAAGATCGGGAGGAGGATGAAACAAGTCACAAAGCAACTGGATGGTGTTGCTGCAGAGCGTGCTAAATTTCATCTGCTTGAGATGCCTGTTGATAGGCCAAGAGAAGTTGCTGCCTCACGTGAGACGGGTTCTCTGTTGAACCATACTAATCAGATTTATGgtagaaaaaaagataaagaaaagatTGTGGGGATATTGTTGAATGATGTAAAGGAGAATCAGGATATGTCTGTGTTGCCAATCATTGGCGTTGGTGGTCTTGGAAAGACTACTCTTGCTCAGTTAGTCTTTAACGATCCGCGGGTGGTAGACCACTTTAATATAAGAATTTGGGTTTGTGTCTCTGACAATTTTGAGTTGAAGACTTTGGTGAAGGCAATGATAGAAGCTGCCACAGGGAGCGCGAAAGCTACGGATCTGCACCAGTTGGATGTTGTAGAGCACCAACTTTCGGACTTGTTGAGCCAAAAAAGATATTTGATTGTACTTGATGATGTTTGGAACGACCAGCAAGAGAAATGGTTTGAGTTGAAAGATACTCTATCATGTGGTTCAACTGGTGCATCCATCATTGTCACCACACGCCAAAAGAAGGTTGCTGATATAATGGGAACACTTCCACCTCATTTCCTAAAGGGGCTGTCAGATGAGAATTGTTGGATGCTGCTAAGGTCACGTGCGTTTGGACATGAAGAAGAGGCGTCTCTACAGTTGGAATTGATTGGGAAACAGATTGTGAAGAAGTGTGCCGGCGTGCCCCTCGCTGCAAAGGCGCTTGGAGGAATTCTACGATTTAAAAGGACAAGAGAGGAATGGATATATGTGAAAGAGAGTGAATTATGGAAGCTCTCGCCAGAAGAGAGTTTGATACTGCCAGCTTTGAGATTAAGTTATCATCATCTTCCGTTGCAGCTCAGACAATGCTTTGCTTATTTTGCAGCCTTCCCTAAGGAccatgaaattgaaaaagaagaacTGATTCTTCGATGGATAGCTCATGGTCATATTCCATCAAATGGAAATATACAAGGGGAAGATGTTGGAAATCAAATATGTAATGAGTTGTTACTCAGGTCTCTTCTACAAACAAGTGTTAGGAATGACAAGTTCATGATCATCCATGATCTTGTCCATGATCTAGCACAGTCAATAATGGAAAACAAAGTTCCCGGAATACCAAGTGATAGAAATATTCTAAGGGCATCTACTATTCGTGAGGTAAATTTGGTAAACAAAACTATCTTGTTTCCTAAAACTTTTCAgcaaaatatgaacatttcaTCCATCTTGGAGCTCACAAGTTTAAGAGTATTATATGCAAACTACAAGGGAATAAAAGATTTGTCTCCTTCAATCGGCAATCTTAAACATTTGAGATACTTGAATTTGTCTACATCTACAATTCACACTCTCCCGAACTCATTATGTGCTCTTTGGAATTTGCAAATCCTCAACTTGGATTATTGTCATAGTCTTGTGGCCTTACCTAAGAAGTTTACATCCTTACATAATCTCCAACATCTGTGTTTATCTAGGTGTGAGTCGTTGTCTGAGATGCCCTCTAGAATAAGAGAGTTAACTAGCCTCAAAACGATGAGTATGTTTGTAGTAGGTGTCAAGATTGGTAACCAACTTGAGGAACTGCAGTGCTTGAACCTCAGCGGAAAGCTTGAGATTCGACATTTGGAGAGAGTAAAAGACCACTTGGATGCAAAGAAAGCAAATATGGCTGCCAAAAAGAATCTCAAGGAGTTGAGCTTGTTGTGGGAAAGAGATGATTTATCCAAGTTAGAGGAAGACATTGATGAAAAGGTATTGGAAGCACTTGAACCTCATCCCAATCTTGAATCTCTTCAAATAAAAGGCTTTAGAGGTAGATTTCTTCCACGTTGGATGACATATTCAACTCTGGGAAATGTTGTTAGGATTAACATAACAGACTGCCTAAATTGTAGTTGCCTTCCAAAACTAGAAGAGCTTACTCATCTTAAAAGGCTGGAGTTAAAGAATATTGGGGTGGAGTAcattattgaagaaaatggaagtGGAAACCCAGTAAAGATTCAGTTTCCTGCTCTGGAAGAGTtgattttatcaaatatcCCAAATCTGAAGGGGCTTTCTAAGGAGCAACTGAGTAATGAAGCATTCCCAAAAGTTAAAAGCCTATGGATTCCACATTGCACTTCATTAAGACTGCAACAACTCCCATTCCTCCAAAAGTTGGAGTATCTAAATTGCAGTAGCTCAACTCTGGCTTTATTATCTGAGCAGGACATTCCTAGGGCTCTATGTGTGTATATTGAGGAGAGCCTGACATGTTTCCCAATGGAAATGCTGGTACAGTACCCTAAGCTCCGGTCATTAATAATTAGTGATGCAAAAGAGATCTCTGTAACAAGAGGAGGTTTGGAAGCCTTAAAAGTGCTTACATTTTTAcgtttattaaattttgatacaatGACATGTATTCCACAAGGGATGTTGCGAAATCTATCTGCTCTGCAAACCCTCAGTATAATATCTTGCAGAGAAATTGTAGAGCTGCCAGAAGAGATTAAACATCTTCATAATCTTCAAAATATACACTTATCCCGACTTCCCAAGATGGTGTGCTTAAGGAAACCTTTACAACACCTCCCCACACTCGAATATCTATACCTAAGTGAACTTCCTGAGCTGAATTCACTCCCAGACCAGCTACCATCTCTTCACAGACTCAAAGTTACTGCATGCCCAAAGGTTGTATCTGTTCCAGCTCTACCAAATGCCAAAGAACTAAGAATCATTGCATGCCCGCAACTAGAAAGACGATGCCATAGAGGAACAGGAGAGGATTGGCACAAGATTTCCCACATTCGCCGTCTTCGAATTCATTATAGCTAA
- the LOC125193206 gene encoding disease resistance protein RGA2-like isoform X2: MAEAFLKVVLDNLGSLIKEEIGLILGVDEEMQKLSSTFTTLQAVLEDAEDKQIESKPIRDWLQKLNALAYKIDDILDECNTHVSKLKHTRNKLSRYSLQKILYRHKIGRRMKQVTKQLDGVAAERAKFHLLEMPVDRPREVAASRETGSLLNHTNQIYGRKKDKEKIVGILLNDVKENQDMSVLPIIGVGGLGKTTLAQLVFNDPRVVDHFNIRIWVCVSDNFELKTLVKAMIEAATGSAKATDLHQLDVVEHQLSDLLSQKRYLIVLDDVWNDQQEKWFELKDTLSCGSTGASIIVTTRQKKVADIMGTLPPHFLKGLSDENCWMLLRSRAFGHEEEASLQLELIGKQIVKKCAGVPLAAKALGGILRFKRTREEWIYVKESELWKLSPEESLILPALRLSYHHLPLQLRQCFAYFAAFPKDHEIEKEELILRWIAHGHIPSNGNIQGEDVGNQICNELLLRSLLQTSVRNDKFMIIHDLVHDLAQSIMENKVPGIPSDRNILRASTIRECLNLSGKLEIRHLERVKDHLDAKKANMAAKKNLKELSLLWERDDLSKLEEDIDEKVLEALEPHPNLESLQIKGFRGRFLPRWMTYSTLGNVVRINITDCLNCSCLPKLEELTHLKRLELKNIGVEYIIEENGSGNPVKIQFPALEELILSNIPNLKGLSKEQLSNEAFPKVKSLWIPHCTSLRLQQLPFLQKLEYLNCSSSTLALLSEQDIPRALCVYIEESLTCFPMEMLVQYPKLRSLIISDAKEISVTRGGLEALKVLTFLRLLNFDTMTCIPQGMLRNLSALQTLSIISCREIVELPEEIKHLHNLQNIHLSRLPKMVCLRKPLQHLPTLEYLYLSELPELNSLPDQLPSLHRLKVTACPKVVSVPALPNAKELRIIACPQLERRCHRGTGEDWHKISHIRRLRIHYS; this comes from the exons ATGGCCGAGGCATTTCTTAAAGTCGTTCTTGATAATCTGGGATCGCTTATCAAGGAGGAGATTGGACTGATATTGGGCGTTGATGAAGAGATGCAGAAGCTTTCAAGCACCTTCACCACCCTTCAAGCTGTGCTGGAAGATGCCGAAGACAAGCAAATCGAGAGCAAGCCTATTCGAGATTGGCTGCAGAAACTCAACGCCCTTGCTTATAAGATTGATGACATCTTGGATGAGTGCAACACTCATGTCTCCAAACTCAAACACACTCGCAACAAACTCAGTCGCTACAGCCTCCAGAAGATTTTGTATCGTCACAAGATCGGGAGGAGGATGAAACAAGTCACAAAGCAACTGGATGGTGTTGCTGCAGAGCGTGCTAAATTTCATCTGCTTGAGATGCCTGTTGATAGGCCAAGAGAAGTTGCTGCCTCACGTGAGACGGGTTCTCTGTTGAACCATACTAATCAGATTTATGgtagaaaaaaagataaagaaaagatTGTGGGGATATTGTTGAATGATGTAAAGGAGAATCAGGATATGTCTGTGTTGCCAATCATTGGCGTTGGTGGTCTTGGAAAGACTACTCTTGCTCAGTTAGTCTTTAACGATCCGCGGGTGGTAGACCACTTTAATATAAGAATTTGGGTTTGTGTCTCTGACAATTTTGAGTTGAAGACTTTGGTGAAGGCAATGATAGAAGCTGCCACAGGGAGCGCGAAAGCTACGGATCTGCACCAGTTGGATGTTGTAGAGCACCAACTTTCGGACTTGTTGAGCCAAAAAAGATATTTGATTGTACTTGATGATGTTTGGAACGACCAGCAAGAGAAATGGTTTGAGTTGAAAGATACTCTATCATGTGGTTCAACTGGTGCATCCATCATTGTCACCACACGCCAAAAGAAGGTTGCTGATATAATGGGAACACTTCCACCTCATTTCCTAAAGGGGCTGTCAGATGAGAATTGTTGGATGCTGCTAAGGTCACGTGCGTTTGGACATGAAGAAGAGGCGTCTCTACAGTTGGAATTGATTGGGAAACAGATTGTGAAGAAGTGTGCCGGCGTGCCCCTCGCTGCAAAGGCGCTTGGAGGAATTCTACGATTTAAAAGGACAAGAGAGGAATGGATATATGTGAAAGAGAGTGAATTATGGAAGCTCTCGCCAGAAGAGAGTTTGATACTGCCAGCTTTGAGATTAAGTTATCATCATCTTCCGTTGCAGCTCAGACAATGCTTTGCTTATTTTGCAGCCTTCCCTAAGGAccatgaaattgaaaaagaagaacTGATTCTTCGATGGATAGCTCATGGTCATATTCCATCAAATGGAAATATACAAGGGGAAGATGTTGGAAATCAAATATGTAATGAGTTGTTACTCAGGTCTCTTCTACAAACAAGTGTTAGGAATGACAAGTTCATGATCATCCATGATCTTGTCCATGATCTAGCACAGTCAATAATGGAAAACAAAGTTCCCGGAATACCAAGTGATAGAAATATTCTAAGGGCATCTACTATTCGTGAG TGCTTGAACCTCAGCGGAAAGCTTGAGATTCGACATTTGGAGAGAGTAAAAGACCACTTGGATGCAAAGAAAGCAAATATGGCTGCCAAAAAGAATCTCAAGGAGTTGAGCTTGTTGTGGGAAAGAGATGATTTATCCAAGTTAGAGGAAGACATTGATGAAAAGGTATTGGAAGCACTTGAACCTCATCCCAATCTTGAATCTCTTCAAATAAAAGGCTTTAGAGGTAGATTTCTTCCACGTTGGATGACATATTCAACTCTGGGAAATGTTGTTAGGATTAACATAACAGACTGCCTAAATTGTAGTTGCCTTCCAAAACTAGAAGAGCTTACTCATCTTAAAAGGCTGGAGTTAAAGAATATTGGGGTGGAGTAcattattgaagaaaatggaagtGGAAACCCAGTAAAGATTCAGTTTCCTGCTCTGGAAGAGTtgattttatcaaatatcCCAAATCTGAAGGGGCTTTCTAAGGAGCAACTGAGTAATGAAGCATTCCCAAAAGTTAAAAGCCTATGGATTCCACATTGCACTTCATTAAGACTGCAACAACTCCCATTCCTCCAAAAGTTGGAGTATCTAAATTGCAGTAGCTCAACTCTGGCTTTATTATCTGAGCAGGACATTCCTAGGGCTCTATGTGTGTATATTGAGGAGAGCCTGACATGTTTCCCAATGGAAATGCTGGTACAGTACCCTAAGCTCCGGTCATTAATAATTAGTGATGCAAAAGAGATCTCTGTAACAAGAGGAGGTTTGGAAGCCTTAAAAGTGCTTACATTTTTAcgtttattaaattttgatacaatGACATGTATTCCACAAGGGATGTTGCGAAATCTATCTGCTCTGCAAACCCTCAGTATAATATCTTGCAGAGAAATTGTAGAGCTGCCAGAAGAGATTAAACATCTTCATAATCTTCAAAATATACACTTATCCCGACTTCCCAAGATGGTGTGCTTAAGGAAACCTTTACAACACCTCCCCACACTCGAATATCTATACCTAAGTGAACTTCCTGAGCTGAATTCACTCCCAGACCAGCTACCATCTCTTCACAGACTCAAAGTTACTGCATGCCCAAAGGTTGTATCTGTTCCAGCTCTACCAAATGCCAAAGAACTAAGAATCATTGCATGCCCGCAACTAGAAAGACGATGCCATAGAGGAACAGGAGAGGATTGGCACAAGATTTCCCACATTCGCCGTCTTCGAATTCATTATAGCTAA
- the LOC125193206 gene encoding putative disease resistance protein RGA1 isoform X3 produces MAEAFLKVVLDNLGSLIKEEIGLILGVDEEMQKLSSTFTTLQAVLEDAEDKQIESKPIRDWLQKLNALAYKIDDILDECNTHVSKLKHTRNKLSRYSLQKILYRHKIGRRMKQVTKQLDGVAAERAKFHLLEMPVDRPREVAASRETGSLLNHTNQIYGRKKDKEKIVGILLNDVKENQDMSVLPIIGVGGLGKTTLAQLVFNDPRVVDHFNIRIWVCVSDNFELKTLVKAMIEAATGSAKATDLHQLDVVEHQLSDLLSQKRYLIVLDDVWNDQQEKWFELKDTLSCGSTGASIIVTTRQKKVADIMGTLPPHFLKGLSDENCWMLLRSRAFGHEEEASLQLELIGKQIVKKCAGVPLAAKALGGILRFKRTREEWIYVKESELWKLSPEESLILPALRLSYHHLPLQLRQCFAYFAAFPKDHEIEKEELILRWIAHGHIPSNGNIQGEDVGNQICNELLLRSLLQTSVRNDKFMIIHDLVHDLAQSIMENKVPGIPSDRNILRASTIREV; encoded by the exons ATGGCCGAGGCATTTCTTAAAGTCGTTCTTGATAATCTGGGATCGCTTATCAAGGAGGAGATTGGACTGATATTGGGCGTTGATGAAGAGATGCAGAAGCTTTCAAGCACCTTCACCACCCTTCAAGCTGTGCTGGAAGATGCCGAAGACAAGCAAATCGAGAGCAAGCCTATTCGAGATTGGCTGCAGAAACTCAACGCCCTTGCTTATAAGATTGATGACATCTTGGATGAGTGCAACACTCATGTCTCCAAACTCAAACACACTCGCAACAAACTCAGTCGCTACAGCCTCCAGAAGATTTTGTATCGTCACAAGATCGGGAGGAGGATGAAACAAGTCACAAAGCAACTGGATGGTGTTGCTGCAGAGCGTGCTAAATTTCATCTGCTTGAGATGCCTGTTGATAGGCCAAGAGAAGTTGCTGCCTCACGTGAGACGGGTTCTCTGTTGAACCATACTAATCAGATTTATGgtagaaaaaaagataaagaaaagatTGTGGGGATATTGTTGAATGATGTAAAGGAGAATCAGGATATGTCTGTGTTGCCAATCATTGGCGTTGGTGGTCTTGGAAAGACTACTCTTGCTCAGTTAGTCTTTAACGATCCGCGGGTGGTAGACCACTTTAATATAAGAATTTGGGTTTGTGTCTCTGACAATTTTGAGTTGAAGACTTTGGTGAAGGCAATGATAGAAGCTGCCACAGGGAGCGCGAAAGCTACGGATCTGCACCAGTTGGATGTTGTAGAGCACCAACTTTCGGACTTGTTGAGCCAAAAAAGATATTTGATTGTACTTGATGATGTTTGGAACGACCAGCAAGAGAAATGGTTTGAGTTGAAAGATACTCTATCATGTGGTTCAACTGGTGCATCCATCATTGTCACCACACGCCAAAAGAAGGTTGCTGATATAATGGGAACACTTCCACCTCATTTCCTAAAGGGGCTGTCAGATGAGAATTGTTGGATGCTGCTAAGGTCACGTGCGTTTGGACATGAAGAAGAGGCGTCTCTACAGTTGGAATTGATTGGGAAACAGATTGTGAAGAAGTGTGCCGGCGTGCCCCTCGCTGCAAAGGCGCTTGGAGGAATTCTACGATTTAAAAGGACAAGAGAGGAATGGATATATGTGAAAGAGAGTGAATTATGGAAGCTCTCGCCAGAAGAGAGTTTGATACTGCCAGCTTTGAGATTAAGTTATCATCATCTTCCGTTGCAGCTCAGACAATGCTTTGCTTATTTTGCAGCCTTCCCTAAGGAccatgaaattgaaaaagaagaacTGATTCTTCGATGGATAGCTCATGGTCATATTCCATCAAATGGAAATATACAAGGGGAAGATGTTGGAAATCAAATATGTAATGAGTTGTTACTCAGGTCTCTTCTACAAACAAGTGTTAGGAATGACAAGTTCATGATCATCCATGATCTTGTCCATGATCTAGCACAGTCAATAATGGAAAACAAAGTTCCCGGAATACCAAGTGATAGAAATATTCTAAGGGCATCTACTATTCGTGAG GTGTGA